A section of the Oreochromis niloticus isolate F11D_XX linkage group LG9, O_niloticus_UMD_NMBU, whole genome shotgun sequence genome encodes:
- the LOC112847938 gene encoding zinc finger protein 708-like: protein MIKAQVDLRARSQRSQEADKPHRRKGEKKYSCDDCGKDFTVKASLKQHQVIHTGERPFSCGDCGKSFSSASYLKKHQVIHSEVKAYSCDQCGKNFTWKVSLKMHQVIHTGERRFSCGDCGKCFTQSGSLKAHQAIHTGERPYKCDICGRSFSSASYLKTHQLIHSGVKAYSCDQCGKNFTWKISLKMHQVIHTRERPFICDLCGKSFTQSGSLKAHQVIHTGERPFSCDDCGKSFTQSGSLKAHQVIHTGERPYNCDICGKTFSRIDSRNTHLRIHTGHDVYSCDQCGKLCLTGTQLQRHMFTHSEERPYKCDLCEKTFKAPRNLKEHRQIHTRKRLYKCSYCEKQSDTDGSSSQPCHHCGGGKDFRCYLCGKIFSHQKTLKIHQRRHTGDKMNYCKECGRGFTRPKDLKQHELIHSGVKKHVCDQCGSSFTLASGLKTHKRVHTGEKPYKCRHCDKSFSQTGSRNDHERTHMEENFSCDQCDKIFRSFSSYSKHKRSHAANKLFHCHQCAKVFTSLSALCKHQRDHPGLKSLPSVDHRSTQPHSTDDWLLANTHNDFYSRFDDPSTSLHTSIETSPTIETLWVFASQRFLDPVDACLVPVVGLDGDAPRPRCPCPPRLNLRCGGFLDLLNPERQLQLLLGLAW, encoded by the exons ATGATTAAAGCACAGGTAGATCTGA gagcgagaagtcagcgctctcaggaggccgacaaacctcacagaagaaagggagagaagaaaTACAGCTGTGACGATTGTGGGAAAGATTTTACTGTGAAAGCTTCACTAAAAcagcatcaggtcatccacactggagagagaccgttcagctgtggcgactgtggaaagtctttttcctcAGCTtcatacttaaaaaaacaccaggtcatccacagtgaagttaaagcgtacagctgtgatcagtgtggaaagaaTTTTACTTGGAAGGTTTCACTAAAAatgcatcaggtcatccacactggagaaaGACGGTTCAGCTGTGGCGACTGTGGAAAGTGTTTTACCCAGTCTGGAAGCTTAAAAGCACACCAGgccatccacactggagagaggcCATACAAGTGTGATATTTGTGGAAGGTCTTTTTCCTCAGCTTcatacttaaaaacacaccaactcatccacagtggagttaaagcgtacagctgtgatcagtgtggaaagaaTTTTACTTGGAAGATTTCGCTTAAAatgcatcaggtcatccacactagAGAGAGACCGTTTATCTGTGACTtatgtggaaagtcttttacccagtcTGGAAGCTTAAAAGCACACCAAGttatccacactggagagagaccgttcagctgtgatgactgtggaaagtcttttacccagtctggaagcttaaaagcacaccaggtcatccacactggagagaggcCATACAA ctgtgacatttgtggaaaaactttcagccggATAGACAGCCGAAAtacacacctacgcattcacaccggacatgatgtgtacagctgtgatcagtgtggtaaaCTATGTTTAACAGGCACACAGTTACAACGCCACATGTTTACCCActctgaggagagaccttataaatgtgacctgtgtgagaagacttttaaagctCCACGTAACCTGAAAGAACAcagacagatccacaccagaaagagactctacaagtgcagttactgtgag aagcagagcgacacagatggatccagttctcagccctgtcatcactgtggtggtgggaaagactttcgttgttacctttgtggaaaaattTTCAGCCATCAAAAGACCCTAAAAatacatcaacgtagacacactggagacaaaatgaactactgcaaagaatgtgggagaggctTCACCAGACCAAAGGACTTAAAACAGCATGAACTCattcacagtggggttaaaaagcacgtctgtgatcagtgtgggtcatccttcaccctTGCAAGTGgccttaaaacacacaaacgtgtccacacaggagagaaaccatacaagtgtagacactgtgacaaaagcttctcacaaaCAGGTAGTCGTAACGatcatgaacgtacacacatggaagagaacttcagctgtgaccagtgtgacaagatcTTCAGGAGTTTCAGTTCCTATTCcaaacacaaacgatcccacgctgcaaataaactgtttcactgtcaCCAATGTGCAAAAGTATTCACTTCgttatctgctctgtgcaaacatcagcgtgatcatCCAGGACTCAAATCACTCCCATCagtggatcaca gaagcacacagccccactccacTGACGACTGGCTGTTGGCCAACACCCACAACGACTTTTACAGCCGCTTTGATGATCCATCAACCAGTCTTCACACCTCAATAGAGACTTCCCCAACAATAGAGACACTTTG GGTGTTTGCGTCTCAGCGTTTTCTGGATCCTGTTGATGCCTGTTTGGTGCCTGTGGTCGGCTTAGATGGTGATGCTCCTCGGCCTCGCTGCCCATGCCCTCCCAGGCTAAACCTCCGCTGCGGCGGGTTTCTGGACCTCCTGAACCCCGAGCGCCAACTCCAGCTCCTGCTAGGATTGGCCTGGTGA